Proteins encoded by one window of Chondromyces crocatus:
- a CDS encoding sigma-54-dependent transcriptional regulator: protein MAPAPPSPPPHATRVLVVDDEPGLRQVLDITFRRHGYDVAQAPGVKPALEAIRQAPQPFPLVLTDLLMPDGSGIDVLTAAKARNAATEVIVMTAHSTVESAIEAMRGGAYDFVTKPFSPAEIAALGAKALEKSSIVAENQRLRAQLERLEAPSRELLGAGAAMQAIGDLIDKIAPTRTTVLITGESGTGKERIARAIHERSDRAKGPFLVVNCGALPEALMESELFGHEKGAFTGAGARALGLFREADGGTVLLDEVGELPAALQVKLLRVLQERKVRPVGAAAELPVDVRVLAATNRDVEAEVRASSFRQDLYYRLNVIRIEVPPLRDRPGDVIRLAQHFLPRFAAELGKDVRGLAADAQRALNAYPFPGNVRELENMMERAVALASGPSIGLGDLPSAVSGLSASPSPMLTELPEGGCALDEVLGEVERRLILQALERSGGVRKAAAKLLGVTFRSLRYRLAKHALGEEGGEEDDDLEAPGRESSLPERVGDDFGHRRSPGAGK, encoded by the coding sequence ATGGCTCCGGCGCCGCCCAGCCCCCCACCGCACGCGACCCGTGTGCTCGTCGTCGACGACGAGCCTGGCCTCCGCCAGGTCCTCGACATCACCTTCCGCAGGCACGGGTACGACGTCGCGCAGGCCCCGGGCGTGAAGCCAGCGCTGGAGGCCATCCGACAAGCGCCGCAGCCGTTCCCCCTGGTGCTCACCGATCTCCTGATGCCCGACGGCTCGGGGATCGATGTGCTCACCGCGGCGAAGGCGCGGAACGCCGCGACCGAGGTCATCGTGATGACGGCGCACTCGACCGTGGAGTCCGCCATCGAGGCGATGCGCGGCGGTGCGTACGACTTCGTGACCAAGCCGTTCTCGCCTGCGGAGATCGCGGCGCTCGGCGCGAAGGCACTGGAGAAGAGCTCCATCGTCGCCGAGAACCAGCGGCTGCGCGCGCAGCTCGAGCGGCTCGAGGCGCCCTCGCGGGAGCTGCTCGGCGCGGGGGCCGCGATGCAGGCCATCGGCGATCTGATCGACAAGATCGCGCCGACACGGACCACGGTGCTGATCACCGGCGAGAGCGGGACGGGCAAGGAGCGCATCGCGCGCGCCATCCACGAGCGGAGCGATCGGGCGAAGGGTCCGTTCCTCGTGGTCAACTGCGGCGCGCTGCCGGAAGCCTTGATGGAGAGCGAGCTGTTCGGCCACGAGAAGGGCGCGTTCACCGGCGCCGGCGCGCGCGCACTGGGCCTGTTCCGCGAGGCCGATGGGGGAACGGTGTTGCTCGACGAGGTCGGCGAGCTGCCCGCAGCGCTGCAGGTGAAGCTCTTGCGCGTGCTCCAGGAGCGCAAGGTGCGGCCCGTGGGCGCGGCCGCGGAGCTCCCGGTCGACGTCCGCGTCCTCGCCGCGACGAACCGCGACGTGGAGGCCGAGGTGCGCGCGAGCAGCTTCCGGCAGGATCTCTACTACCGGCTCAACGTGATCCGGATCGAGGTCCCACCGCTGCGCGACCGACCCGGAGACGTGATCCGACTGGCGCAGCACTTCTTGCCGAGGTTCGCTGCCGAGCTCGGGAAGGACGTGCGAGGCCTCGCAGCGGACGCACAGCGGGCCCTGAATGCCTACCCCTTCCCAGGCAACGTCCGTGAACTGGAGAACATGATGGAACGCGCCGTCGCGCTCGCCTCGGGGCCGTCCATCGGCCTGGGTGATCTCCCCTCTGCGGTCTCGGGCCTCAGTGCCAGCCCATCACCCATGCTGACCGAGCTGCCGGAAGGTGGCTGTGCGCTGGATGAGGTCCTTGGCGAGGTCGAGCGACGTCTCATCCTGCAAGCGCTGGAGCGGTCGGGCGGCGTGCGAAAAGCGGCGGCGAAGCTGCTCGGTGTCACCTTTCGATCCCTCCGTTACCGCCTGGCCAAGCACGCGCTGGGGGAGGAAGGAGGCGAAGAGGACGATGACCTGGAGGCGCCTGGACGGGAATCGTCACTCCCGGAGAGAGTGGGTGACGATTTTGGTCACCGGCGATCCCCTGGCGCTGGCAAGTGA
- a CDS encoding dihydroorotase, whose amino-acid sequence MAVSHPPRPHLLHGTPSLLVFTGVRAVDPAQRLDEVVDVVIEDGVITRVGRGAATEDVRQAERAQVLNGQGMLLVPAFIDLHAHLREPGQEYKEDIASGLAAAAAGGFAHVCVMPNTRPVNDTRAITEMMVARAREVGGPALHPIGAITVGQKGKELAEMADMKEAGAVAVSDDGHCVTSSAVMRRALEYASTFDMPVIQHAEDHALTEGAQMHEGAISTRLGLRGWPRVAEDIIVARDVLLAEVTGARYHVAHVSSLGAVRILREAKGRGIAVTAEVTPHHLTLTDEAVIGYDTVCKVNPPLREQADVDALREALADGTIDVIATDHAPHSSLEKDCEFAEASPGMIGLELVVPVLLGLVRSGALSLGRLVDALTRAPGRVIGLGAPTLAVGQRAELCLIDPERRYRIDPARLRSKSRNTPFLGRELVGQVCLTLAGGRVVFADSLVEAQSSAPRGPGGPVS is encoded by the coding sequence ATGGCGGTTTCCCATCCACCGCGCCCCCACCTCCTCCATGGCACGCCTTCGCTCCTCGTCTTCACGGGGGTGCGGGCCGTCGATCCAGCCCAGCGCCTCGACGAGGTGGTGGACGTCGTCATCGAGGACGGCGTCATCACCCGGGTCGGGCGAGGCGCCGCGACGGAAGACGTGCGGCAGGCCGAGCGCGCACAGGTCTTGAACGGCCAGGGGATGCTGCTCGTCCCCGCCTTCATCGATCTGCACGCCCACCTGCGCGAGCCAGGTCAGGAGTACAAAGAAGACATCGCCTCGGGCCTCGCGGCGGCGGCAGCGGGCGGCTTCGCGCACGTCTGCGTGATGCCGAACACGCGCCCCGTGAACGACACGCGCGCCATCACGGAGATGATGGTGGCCCGGGCCCGGGAGGTGGGTGGCCCCGCCTTGCACCCGATCGGCGCGATCACCGTCGGGCAGAAGGGCAAGGAACTCGCCGAGATGGCGGACATGAAGGAGGCGGGCGCGGTCGCCGTCAGCGACGACGGGCACTGCGTCACCTCCAGCGCGGTGATGCGGCGCGCCCTGGAGTACGCCAGCACCTTCGACATGCCCGTGATCCAGCACGCCGAGGATCACGCCCTCACCGAGGGCGCCCAGATGCACGAGGGGGCGATCTCCACCCGGCTCGGGCTGCGCGGCTGGCCGCGGGTCGCCGAGGACATCATCGTCGCCCGTGACGTGCTGCTCGCCGAGGTGACCGGCGCCCGCTACCACGTCGCGCACGTCTCCTCGCTCGGCGCCGTGCGCATCCTGCGCGAGGCGAAGGGGCGCGGCATCGCGGTGACGGCCGAGGTGACGCCACATCACCTGACGCTCACCGACGAAGCGGTGATCGGCTATGACACGGTCTGCAAGGTGAACCCGCCCCTGCGTGAACAGGCCGACGTCGACGCGCTCCGCGAAGCGCTCGCCGACGGAACCATCGACGTCATCGCCACCGATCATGCGCCGCACTCGTCCCTGGAGAAAGACTGCGAGTTCGCCGAGGCGTCGCCCGGCATGATCGGTCTGGAGCTGGTGGTGCCGGTGCTCCTCGGACTGGTGCGAAGCGGCGCGCTGTCGCTCGGCCGGCTCGTCGACGCCCTCACCCGCGCGCCGGGTCGGGTGATCGGGCTGGGCGCACCGACCCTCGCCGTGGGCCAGCGCGCCGAGCTGTGCTTGATCGATCCGGAGCGCCGCTACCGCATCGATCCCGCGCGGCTGCGCTCGAAGAGCCGGAACACGCCGTTCCTCGGGCGCGAGCTGGTCGGACAGGTGTGTCTCACGCTGGCCGGGGGGCGCGTCGTGTTCGCAGATTCTCTCGTGGAGGCGCAGTCGTCCGCGCCTCGAGGGCCTGGAGGGCCCGTTTCATGA
- the rimO gene encoding 30S ribosomal protein S12 methylthiotransferase RimO, with protein MTSSHTVHFISLGCPKNRVDSEVMLGVARQAGYEHVGTPEDAEVIVINTCGFIGEAKKESIDTILEMAQHKDGGRCQRLVVAGCLSQRHPDELAAEIPEVDHFLGSSDMLRLKDILAGGAERMLVGNPAQWVVQASDPRALSTPGGSAYVKIAEGCNRTCSFCVIPDMRGKQRSRSEEDIVREVEQLAAGGVREINLISQDTVAWGRDLPSAGRTSLARLVEKVADVPGIKWVRVFYLYPETLGDDLIEVIAHHPRVVRYVDMPLQHAADGMLRRMRRGHGGDRLRRVVSKLRERVADLTFRTAFIVGHPGETDEEFEELCEFVRWAEFERVGVFKYSPEEGSRSAAMDALVPERKAESRHRKLMTLQRKIAHRKSTALVGRELEVLVEGSSDEHEYVLMGRHAGQAPDIDGQVYLSGGEARPGEMRRVLITQASHYDLVGELLDDDAPSPSPLPAARAKRVSLRVLQTDGRSSQSS; from the coding sequence ATGACGTCCTCGCATACCGTCCACTTCATCAGCCTCGGGTGCCCCAAGAACCGCGTCGACTCGGAGGTCATGCTCGGCGTCGCGCGCCAGGCGGGCTACGAGCACGTCGGTACGCCCGAGGACGCCGAGGTGATCGTCATCAACACCTGCGGGTTCATCGGCGAGGCCAAGAAGGAGTCGATCGACACCATCCTGGAGATGGCCCAGCACAAGGACGGCGGGCGCTGCCAGCGCCTGGTGGTCGCGGGCTGCCTGTCGCAGCGCCACCCCGACGAGCTGGCCGCCGAGATCCCCGAGGTCGATCACTTCCTCGGGTCGAGCGACATGCTGCGGCTGAAAGACATCCTCGCTGGCGGCGCGGAGCGCATGCTGGTGGGCAACCCGGCCCAGTGGGTGGTGCAGGCCTCGGATCCGCGCGCCCTGTCCACGCCGGGGGGCAGCGCGTACGTGAAGATCGCCGAGGGCTGCAACCGCACCTGCTCCTTCTGCGTGATCCCCGACATGCGCGGCAAGCAGCGCTCGCGCTCGGAGGAGGACATCGTGCGCGAGGTGGAGCAGCTCGCCGCCGGCGGCGTCCGCGAGATCAACCTGATCTCGCAGGACACGGTGGCCTGGGGCCGCGATCTCCCCTCGGCGGGTCGGACGTCGCTGGCGCGGCTCGTCGAGAAGGTCGCCGACGTGCCCGGGATCAAGTGGGTGCGGGTCTTTTACCTCTACCCGGAGACGCTCGGTGACGACCTGATCGAGGTCATCGCCCACCACCCGCGCGTGGTTCGCTACGTGGACATGCCCTTGCAGCACGCGGCCGACGGCATGCTCCGGCGGATGCGGCGTGGCCACGGTGGTGACCGGCTCCGGCGGGTGGTGTCCAAGCTCCGCGAGCGCGTGGCCGACCTGACCTTCAGGACCGCGTTCATCGTGGGGCACCCGGGCGAGACGGACGAGGAGTTCGAGGAGCTCTGCGAGTTCGTGCGCTGGGCGGAGTTCGAGCGCGTCGGCGTGTTCAAGTACTCGCCCGAAGAAGGGAGCCGGAGCGCCGCGATGGACGCGCTCGTGCCCGAGCGCAAGGCCGAGAGCCGCCACCGGAAGCTGATGACGCTGCAGCGGAAGATCGCGCATCGGAAGAGCACGGCGCTGGTCGGGCGTGAGCTGGAGGTCCTGGTGGAGGGGTCCAGCGACGAACACGAGTACGTGCTCATGGGCCGCCACGCGGGACAGGCGCCCGACATCGACGGGCAGGTGTACCTGTCCGGCGGAGAGGCGCGCCCCGGCGAGATGCGGCGGGTGTTGATCACCCAGGCGAGCCATTACGACCTCGTGGGCGAGCTGCTCGACGACGACGCGCCCTCTCCCTCCCCTCTCCCCGCCGCACGTGCGAAGCGGGTGAGCTTGCGGGTGCTGCAAACCGACGGGCGAAGCAGCCAATCAAGTTGA
- a CDS encoding type IV pilin protein — translation MLSTTQRRRICARGFTLVELLVVVAMIGVLAAIALVGYRRYMNSAGSAEARAVMQGIRGSEEAYRAEMLTYLGCSGCASATGCAPGGGSLTDWYPMNSPGQQKHHWVNPGHGDYQCWRLLNVTTDGPVRFGYSVVAGLAGSISVGGIGMTNAPSFPDTSEPWYVIAARGDRDGDGDPALLITSSLNGEIYAEKDSE, via the coding sequence ATGCTGAGCACGACGCAACGGCGGAGGATCTGTGCCAGGGGCTTCACCCTGGTGGAGCTTCTCGTGGTCGTTGCGATGATCGGTGTCCTCGCAGCCATCGCGCTGGTGGGATACCGCAGGTACATGAACTCGGCGGGCTCCGCCGAGGCACGCGCCGTCATGCAGGGCATCCGAGGCTCGGAGGAAGCCTATCGCGCAGAGATGCTCACGTACCTCGGCTGCTCGGGGTGCGCGTCGGCGACCGGATGTGCGCCTGGAGGCGGCAGCCTCACCGACTGGTACCCGATGAATTCTCCCGGGCAGCAGAAGCATCACTGGGTCAACCCCGGCCACGGGGATTATCAGTGCTGGCGGCTGCTCAACGTGACGACCGACGGGCCAGTGCGCTTCGGCTATTCGGTCGTCGCTGGCCTGGCAGGCAGCATCAGCGTGGGCGGGATTGGAATGACCAACGCGCCCTCGTTTCCTGATACCAGCGAGCCCTGGTACGTGATCGCAGCGCGCGGGGATCGCGACGGTGATGGCGATCCCGCACTGCTGATCACCTCGTCGTTGAACGGCGAGATCTACGCAGAGAAGGATTCGGAGTGA
- a CDS encoding type IV pilin protein, whose translation MRAYKRYNNRAFTLVELMIVVAIIGVLAALAIYGVRRYMASAKTSEAKNNIGAISRAASSAYERENVSPEILVPGQSSTGTSHALCTDATPVPVTMPAGNKFQPAEADWGGATDLTGWRCLKFAVTQPIYYQYQYSTSGNFQNLGTAVLPAHQGAEYFDAVATGDLDADNEPSAFARGGDVINGQLVLATQLYVNNEYE comes from the coding sequence ATGCGCGCATACAAGCGATACAACAACCGAGCATTCACGCTGGTCGAGCTGATGATCGTCGTCGCCATCATCGGCGTGCTGGCGGCGCTCGCGATCTACGGCGTCCGCCGCTACATGGCGAGCGCGAAGACCTCGGAAGCCAAGAACAACATCGGCGCGATCTCGCGCGCGGCTTCGTCGGCTTACGAGCGGGAGAACGTGTCGCCCGAGATCCTCGTTCCCGGCCAGTCTTCGACGGGCACGAGCCACGCGCTCTGCACCGACGCGACGCCCGTCCCTGTCACGATGCCAGCTGGCAACAAGTTTCAGCCTGCTGAGGCCGACTGGGGTGGAGCGACGGATCTGACGGGCTGGCGCTGCCTGAAGTTCGCCGTCACCCAGCCGATCTATTACCAGTACCAGTACTCGACGAGCGGCAACTTCCAGAACCTGGGCACGGCGGTGCTCCCGGCCCACCAGGGCGCCGAGTACTTCGACGCGGTCGCCACCGGCGATCTCGACGCCGACAACGAGCCCAGCGCATTCGCTCGCGGCGGTGACGTGATCAACGGCCAGCTCGTCCTGGCGACGCAGCTCTACGTCAACAACGAGTACGAATGA
- a CDS encoding serine/threonine-protein kinase, whose translation MPRCPVDGLALIPLESLRDAEGDPFLGATIAERFVILGRLGAGSMGTVYRARQEAMGRDVAIKILRSDRAFDAQAKARFTREARAMSLLSSPHTVTVFDFGEIIDDSPDADLGLGAGGSLFLAMELLEGESLGQRLKRDRRLSVVEAARFARHALLSLAEAHEKGIIHRDLKPDNLFLTRLPSGDRQELCKVLDFGIAKVMSDGEQPVDALETQAGTVFGTPRYMSPEQAQGKPLDARSDLYSLGLLFYQMLVGRPPFIDDDAVVVMARHIKSTPLPPIEAAPDAGISRPLSDLLLRVLAKSPEDRPASAKEFIEAIERLVPSRSPADEAGSQETEVPPAEASATGQLLAVVDRTAKGSRAPDARRLGARAGLIVGMVALLAVLIALALMASRQRSQGAPREVQKYVGIAAGAAASRASPRSALDPPGPSPVDEPTSAPAPVAPSPTASPSTSAPVIPASRQVRPRQRNYEKFQ comes from the coding sequence GTGCCGCGCTGCCCGGTCGATGGGCTCGCCCTCATCCCTCTCGAGAGCCTGAGGGACGCCGAGGGCGATCCCTTCCTGGGAGCGACCATCGCCGAGCGGTTCGTCATCCTCGGCAGGCTCGGGGCGGGATCCATGGGCACGGTGTACCGCGCGCGGCAGGAGGCGATGGGGCGCGACGTGGCCATCAAGATCCTCCGCTCGGATCGCGCCTTCGACGCGCAGGCCAAGGCCCGGTTCACACGCGAGGCCAGGGCGATGAGCCTGCTCAGCTCCCCGCACACGGTCACGGTCTTCGATTTCGGCGAGATCATCGACGACTCGCCCGACGCCGACCTCGGGCTGGGCGCAGGCGGGTCGCTGTTTCTGGCCATGGAGCTGCTCGAAGGCGAGTCGCTCGGCCAGCGGCTCAAGCGTGACCGCAGGCTCTCCGTCGTGGAGGCTGCGCGCTTTGCGCGCCACGCGCTCCTGTCGCTCGCCGAGGCGCACGAGAAGGGCATCATTCACCGTGATCTGAAGCCCGACAACCTCTTCCTCACCCGTCTGCCCTCGGGGGATCGACAGGAGCTCTGCAAGGTCCTCGATTTCGGGATCGCCAAGGTGATGAGCGACGGGGAGCAGCCCGTCGATGCGCTGGAGACCCAGGCGGGGACGGTGTTCGGGACGCCGCGCTACATGTCGCCAGAGCAAGCGCAGGGGAAGCCGCTCGACGCGCGGAGTGATCTCTACTCGCTCGGCCTGCTGTTCTATCAGATGCTCGTCGGGCGGCCGCCGTTCATCGACGATGATGCGGTCGTCGTCATGGCGCGGCACATCAAGTCGACGCCACTCCCTCCGATCGAGGCGGCTCCCGACGCAGGCATCTCGCGCCCGTTGTCGGACCTCCTCCTCCGGGTGCTCGCGAAGAGCCCGGAGGACCGGCCAGCGAGCGCGAAGGAGTTCATCGAGGCCATCGAGCGCCTCGTCCCCTCGAGGAGTCCGGCGGACGAGGCAGGGAGCCAGGAGACCGAGGTTCCGCCGGCCGAGGCGAGCGCGACCGGGCAGCTCCTGGCCGTCGTGGACCGCACGGCGAAGGGCAGCCGAGCGCCGGATGCGCGCCGGCTCGGGGCGCGCGCTGGCCTCATCGTGGGGATGGTCGCCTTGCTGGCGGTACTGATTGCTCTGGCCCTCATGGCCAGCCGACAGCGCTCGCAGGGCGCGCCCCGCGAGGTGCAAAAATACGTGGGGATAGCGGCAGGGGCCGCCGCGTCGCGCGCTTCACCGAGGAGCGCGCTCGACCCACCTGGACCTTCCCCCGTCGATGAACCCACGTCTGCACCGGCGCCGGTGGCACCGAGTCCAACCGCGTCGCCCTCGACGAGCGCACCCGTCATCCCGGCCTCCCGTCAGGTCCGGCCTCGGCAACGCAATTACGAGAAATTCCAGTAG
- a CDS encoding tetratricopeptide repeat protein encodes MTASTSAMASPGPQGAASPEAPGRAASAAPGSGHGVDETQARIDRAMRLHDEARASYQRGEYRAAIAKLEEAVASDPEGKELVYNLAILHEKLGEIEQAEAHLKRYLQMETQPRARADAEAMLRRLEGAKKEMLGKGLEARPSSGTPEASRGAEVRRARVGDGRPLSAPVLVAGGVSVSALLTGTVFGLSALLRAPAGDATTGPGVSAEDILTDARHAHRDAVIADVAFLLGGAAFGLALVLHLNTPSRALPAGSPTVPPASAPTERGASVSASAGRGASAGRRSAPAAAIAVEPYGAGARLRLGF; translated from the coding sequence ATGACGGCCTCGACCTCGGCGATGGCGTCGCCCGGACCGCAGGGCGCCGCGTCGCCAGAGGCGCCGGGTCGAGCGGCGTCGGCAGCCCCGGGCTCGGGGCACGGGGTGGACGAGACCCAGGCGCGCATCGACAGGGCGATGCGCCTCCACGACGAGGCGCGGGCGAGCTACCAGCGAGGCGAATACAGGGCAGCGATCGCCAAGCTGGAGGAGGCCGTGGCGTCCGATCCGGAGGGCAAGGAGCTCGTCTACAACCTGGCGATCCTCCACGAGAAGCTGGGCGAGATCGAGCAGGCCGAGGCTCACCTGAAGCGCTATCTCCAGATGGAAACGCAGCCCAGGGCGCGCGCCGACGCAGAGGCGATGCTCCGGCGGCTCGAGGGGGCGAAGAAAGAGATGCTGGGGAAGGGCCTGGAGGCTCGGCCCTCGTCAGGGACGCCCGAGGCGAGCCGAGGCGCGGAGGTCCGTCGGGCGCGGGTCGGAGACGGGAGGCCTCTCAGCGCCCCTGTCCTCGTGGCGGGTGGCGTTTCGGTGAGCGCGCTGCTCACCGGCACTGTCTTCGGCCTGAGCGCGCTGCTCCGAGCTCCTGCCGGAGACGCGACGACGGGGCCGGGGGTCAGCGCCGAGGACATCCTCACGGATGCACGTCACGCGCACCGGGATGCCGTCATCGCCGATGTGGCGTTCCTGCTCGGTGGGGCGGCTTTCGGGCTCGCGCTGGTCCTTCACCTGAACACGCCATCTCGAGCGCTCCCGGCCGGGTCACCCACTGTCCCGCCGGCGTCCGCACCCACGGAACGAGGCGCGTCGGTCTCCGCGTCCGCGGGACGAGGCGCGTCCGCGGGACGACGATCGGCTCCAGCTGCGGCGATCGCCGTGGAGCCCTACGGCGCCGGGGCGCGGCTCCGGCTCGGGTTCTGA
- a CDS encoding type IV pilin protein has translation MRGTAAQRGRGFTLVELMIVVAIIGILAGLAVVGVRRYLVAARVAEAKDIVGAISRSATVAYNNEQSVPVIPPGPGFYSPTSRMLCGSAAPVPTSLDLVRGKKYQPNTAANSDFNTGNMGVGWQCLKFAIEQPIHFQYHYSSAGNFVSSGLPGAPTPSGAEAFEAAALGDLNADTTISTFARVGEVHDSELILSTAIFVHNEFE, from the coding sequence ATGCGAGGCACTGCAGCCCAGAGAGGTCGAGGTTTCACGCTCGTCGAGCTGATGATCGTCGTGGCGATCATCGGTATCCTCGCCGGGCTCGCCGTGGTCGGCGTCCGGCGCTACCTCGTCGCGGCTCGTGTCGCCGAGGCCAAGGACATCGTGGGCGCCATCTCCCGCAGCGCCACGGTCGCTTACAACAACGAGCAAAGCGTCCCGGTGATCCCACCAGGCCCAGGCTTCTACAGCCCGACCTCACGCATGCTCTGTGGCTCGGCAGCGCCCGTCCCGACGAGCCTCGATCTTGTCCGTGGCAAGAAGTACCAGCCCAACACGGCGGCGAACTCGGACTTCAACACGGGCAACATGGGCGTTGGGTGGCAGTGCCTCAAGTTCGCGATCGAGCAGCCCATCCACTTTCAGTACCACTATTCCTCGGCTGGCAACTTCGTGAGCAGCGGCCTCCCTGGTGCCCCCACCCCCTCGGGCGCCGAGGCGTTCGAGGCCGCAGCGCTGGGTGATCTGAACGCGGACACCACGATCAGCACTTTCGCTCGGGTAGGCGAGGTGCACGACAGCGAGCTCATCCTGAGCACCGCAATCTTCGTCCATAACGAGTTCGAGTGA
- a CDS encoding PEGA domain-containing protein gives MSDDKGGSDLDVFEGLAKKQPRSAIPGLTPPPPSQARQPQRGLGGLPPPPSMPPVSAAPLPPPAAPPAAAAPLPLPPPPPAAAAPASLPPVTAPPVRSTLPPVTPPPARPPSNTPPPPPIAGGAPLPPAVPPPARAPAQEGAAKTKGGKGGPAVDMDWDDEEESTHVYDKATTDAVGPSGPRPAAGVRSAIPNSAAALLASSGGAAKASSAGPAYQSVPPPSAGVQATPPPTRRSEEATEVRARPVIQSGGSNKAGIALGAIALLAVAGLIVVQVMPKKGDLKIDVKAPAGVIIAKAEVFIDGQKRCDTVPCVVRELDAGSKAVKVIAPDLPPQDATGVVEGSKESLVLVDFMSAVVTPPKPVAPPQVTGVKVAGKQSGVKVFVDGTEKGTLPLELPLEPGSHKLRFEAGDRYEKREQTVEVTQGQLKEIGDIALKVLKGQVTLERVTPGTAISLVNAKGTEKRLPDSLWATPPVKLDIDLSEGWKLVAKKAGFEEMNQPLTFDDGEAERTIRIELNEAGKAPAVSTGGTGHVGGTVATPTPGPAPTPSEPKETKTPATTQASSDQGTLNINSIPVSKVVLDGRPLGSTPKVGVSVSPGSHTVTFIHPELGKKSVTVTVAAGKTATAAVKFK, from the coding sequence ATGTCCGATGACAAGGGCGGCAGCGATCTGGATGTCTTCGAGGGGCTCGCGAAGAAGCAGCCACGCTCCGCGATCCCAGGCCTGACGCCCCCACCACCGAGCCAGGCCCGTCAGCCGCAACGCGGGCTCGGGGGCTTGCCGCCGCCGCCTTCGATGCCGCCCGTCTCGGCCGCGCCGCTGCCGCCGCCCGCCGCACCGCCTGCTGCCGCCGCGCCGCTACCGCTGCCCCCGCCGCCTCCTGCTGCGGCCGCGCCCGCATCGCTGCCGCCGGTCACGGCGCCCCCGGTGCGCTCGACGCTGCCCCCGGTGACGCCGCCCCCGGCGAGGCCCCCCTCGAACACGCCGCCGCCGCCGCCGATCGCTGGCGGGGCGCCCCTCCCGCCCGCCGTGCCGCCTCCGGCACGTGCTCCCGCACAGGAGGGCGCGGCCAAGACGAAGGGCGGCAAGGGTGGCCCTGCCGTGGACATGGACTGGGACGACGAGGAAGAGTCGACCCACGTCTACGACAAGGCGACGACCGACGCCGTCGGCCCCTCGGGTCCTCGGCCTGCGGCCGGCGTGCGGTCCGCGATCCCCAACTCGGCGGCTGCGCTGCTCGCGAGCTCCGGCGGTGCCGCCAAGGCGTCCAGTGCCGGGCCGGCCTACCAGAGCGTCCCCCCGCCGTCCGCTGGCGTCCAGGCCACGCCCCCGCCCACCCGGAGGAGCGAGGAAGCCACCGAGGTGCGTGCTCGGCCGGTGATCCAGAGCGGTGGCAGCAACAAGGCGGGCATCGCGCTCGGCGCCATCGCCTTGCTCGCCGTCGCGGGCCTGATCGTCGTCCAGGTGATGCCGAAGAAGGGCGATCTGAAGATCGACGTCAAGGCACCCGCCGGCGTGATCATCGCCAAGGCCGAGGTCTTCATCGACGGTCAGAAGCGCTGCGACACCGTGCCTTGCGTGGTGCGCGAGCTGGACGCCGGCTCGAAGGCCGTGAAGGTGATCGCGCCCGATCTGCCGCCCCAGGACGCGACCGGCGTGGTCGAGGGCAGCAAGGAGAGCCTGGTCCTCGTCGACTTCATGAGCGCCGTGGTCACGCCGCCGAAGCCCGTGGCGCCGCCGCAGGTGACCGGGGTGAAGGTCGCGGGCAAGCAGTCCGGCGTGAAGGTCTTCGTCGACGGGACGGAGAAGGGAACGCTGCCGCTGGAGCTGCCCCTCGAGCCCGGCTCGCACAAGCTGCGCTTCGAGGCCGGCGACCGCTACGAGAAGCGCGAGCAGACCGTGGAGGTCACCCAGGGCCAGCTCAAGGAGATCGGCGACATCGCCCTCAAGGTGCTGAAGGGCCAGGTCACGCTGGAGCGCGTCACCCCAGGGACGGCGATCAGCCTGGTCAACGCCAAGGGGACCGAGAAGCGCTTGCCCGACAGCCTCTGGGCGACGCCTCCCGTCAAGCTGGACATCGATCTGAGCGAGGGCTGGAAGCTCGTCGCCAAGAAGGCTGGCTTCGAGGAGATGAACCAGCCGCTGACCTTCGACGACGGCGAGGCCGAGCGCACCATCCGCATCGAGCTCAACGAGGCAGGCAAGGCGCCTGCTGTCTCCACGGGCGGAACGGGGCACGTCGGAGGGACCGTCGCAACGCCGACGCCCGGACCTGCGCCCACCCCGAGCGAGCCGAAGGAGACGAAGACGCCGGCAACGACGCAGGCGTCTTCCGACCAGGGGACGCTGAACATCAACTCGATCCCCGTCTCCAAGGTAGTGCTCGACGGCCGCCCGCTGGGGAGCACGCCCAAGGTGGGTGTCAGCGTCTCGCCCGGCTCGCACACGGTGACGTTCATTCACCCCGAGCTCGGGAAGAAGTCCGTCACCGTCACGGTGGCCGCTGGCAAGACCGCGACCGCTGCCGTCAAGTTCAAGTAA